Within the Mucilaginibacter sp. CSA2-8R genome, the region ATGATTAATTTGAGGTTGCCTGTTTTACATAAATCAATTAAGAGTTCACCAATCGCTTGTAATCTTCGGGCGTATCAATATCAATGGCACCTTGCTCAAAAGGAACACTGATAACTTCGTTTTTGTATTTACCCAATAGCTTTTTTGCACCCTCCTGCCCTTTTAGGGCCATCAATTCCGGAACATATTTCCGGTCAAATAATACTGGTGCTCCCTCTGTATTTTGATAGGCGGAGGCGATGATATGACCATTGTTCGCCTCTTTAGCATCAATTAGTTTTTGCAATAACATCGTATCTACAAAGGGCTGATCGCATAACATAAGCAATACATTTTGTACTGTTGGATGCTCAGCTATCAACCGTTTAATTCCGGCACTTACGGATGAAGCCATGCCCTGCTGCCAATCCGGGTTATGCACTATAGTTATGGAGGCGTTACTTAGCTCTGGAGTAATAACAACTGCTTGATTAGCGCCAACCACTACGATTACATAAGTGTTAACCAGTTTTACGGCAGCTTGCACAGCCCGGTACAGTAATGTTTGTTGCTGATAAATCAGTATCTGTTTGGGCTGCCCCATTCGCGATGATGCACCTGCCGCTAAAATGATTACACCTGTCACAAATTCTCGTGGTTTACCGGTAAGCTGGCCATTTCCTCCGAATGGATTAAGGTACTCTTTTCGCGCAGTGGCTTACCCTCCCGTTGTTGCAATACTGCCTGTATTTCGGCTAAAATAGATAGCGCAATCTCTTCCGAGGTTTCCGAACCAATGTCAAGTCCCGTTGGTCCATAAACACATTGTAATTCCTCGGTAGTAGCTTCAATGCCGTTCTCATGTAATTCTTCTAACATACGTTGCAGCTTTTTTTTAGGGCCCAAACTTCCTATGTAAGTAAGTTTTAAAGGCAATAATTGCCGCAACATTGCCAAGTCATAATTATAATTGTGTGTCATCAATACAACAGCCGTGCGATTATCTACATTAAGCTGAGGCAAAGCTTGTTCGGGTTTAGCTAAAAGAACCCGTTTAGCTTCGGGAAAGCGGGTAGCTACGGCGTAATTTGTGCGTCCATCAATTACCGTGGTGTGCCAGCCCATTACTGCTGCCATTTTTACTAACGGAATGGCATCGTTACCGGCACCAAAAACCAGCAGCGATACGGCAGGTTTTAATAACTCCACAAAACCGGTCAGCTCAGTATCTGCCTGATAGGTCTGAATGGCCGACTTACCATTGACAAGTACAGCTTCGGCGTCACTGCGTAGCTGAGTTTCCAGTCCTGGGTAATTACATCGATGCTGATACTCTTCGGTTGATAGAAATAAACAGGTACCAGGCTGGGCGCCTTTGCGGTTGGCCAGCGAGAATAGCGTAACAATAACCGCATTTTGCCGCTTACCTAAAAACTGTTTAAAGAGTTGTATAGGATGATGAGCCTGCCCGGCAAATACAGGCTCAATCAGGATGTGGATAATGCCGTTGCAGCCTAAACCTACGCCCAGCTTGGCATCGTCATCATCAGTAGTATCATAGGTAACCAGCATGGGCTGTTGCTGAGCCATTACTAAGCGGGCTTTGCGCAGGGCATCGCCCTCTAAACAGCCGCCGCTAATGGCACCGGTTAACTGCCCGTCGTCGGTAAAAAGCATGCGGGCACCTGCCCGCCGGTAAGATGACCCTTCTACTTGTACTACGGTGGCTAAAGCCGTTTGCTTGCCGGCTTGCTGCGCAACATCAAAAGCCTTTACAATATCTTCTAATTCTTTCATCCTGTAGGTAAACTTAAAAAATAACAGGAATAAGAATGTAAAGTTTAATCAATATGCCGAGACAGCACGTTTAGACTCTCGATTTTAGAATAAAGAAGTTTGCTTTCCGGCTTTAGGCGTAAAAAGCGACAAATCATACTCGGGCATTTGCCTGTCGGCCAGGTAGCGGTTGCAGGCCACGCGGTACAATTGCTGGATTGACCCGGCCACCTCTCCGTCGCCGCTCATGCGTCGGCCAAACTCGCTGTCGTTTAAATGCCCATCATGGCATTCGCGTATCAGGTTTAATACTTTCTCGGCCCGGTCGGGGAAAGTTTTGTGTATCCAGTCGGTAAATATTTCGGCAATACTACCGTTAAGGCGTAC harbors:
- a CDS encoding nucleotidyltransferase family protein, with the protein product MTGVIILAAGASSRMGQPKQILIYQQQTLLYRAVQAAVKLVNTYVIVVVGANQAVVITPELSNASITIVHNPDWQQGMASSVSAGIKRLIAEHPTVQNVLLMLCDQPFVDTMLLQKLIDAKEANNGHIIASAYQNTEGAPVLFDRKYVPELMALKGQEGAKKLLGKYKNEVISVPFEQGAIDIDTPEDYKRLVNS
- a CDS encoding XdhC/CoxI family protein, which encodes MKELEDIVKAFDVAQQAGKQTALATVVQVEGSSYRRAGARMLFTDDGQLTGAISGGCLEGDALRKARLVMAQQQPMLVTYDTTDDDDAKLGVGLGCNGIIHILIEPVFAGQAHHPIQLFKQFLGKRQNAVIVTLFSLANRKGAQPGTCLFLSTEEYQHRCNYPGLETQLRSDAEAVLVNGKSAIQTYQADTELTGFVELLKPAVSLLVFGAGNDAIPLVKMAAVMGWHTTVIDGRTNYAVATRFPEAKRVLLAKPEQALPQLNVDNRTAVVLMTHNYNYDLAMLRQLLPLKLTYIGSLGPKKKLQRMLEELHENGIEATTEELQCVYGPTGLDIGSETSEEIALSILAEIQAVLQQREGKPLREKSTLIHSEEMASLPVNHENL